The Streptomyces sp. NBC_00440 genome contains a region encoding:
- a CDS encoding methyltransferase domain-containing protein — MGDSRPTSAFYSENITPSATDRLVGALDVQAASAGVRRLREWAHHALAARPGERALDIGAGTGSETQVLAAAVTDSGAATGVEPNPGLREVAERRATEALSGARFVPGDAYALPVEDAGLDVVWCERVFQHLAEPDRAAAEIARVLRPGGRVALLDTDWATTILHPGDPEVVAVLTGGALTVAANPNAGRRLTGQLAAVGLEIDDLGSQALIQDHRKVSWPIIRMLGETAVKRELITEQQRDQLYADLTAAAEHSALHMSVTMFGVVAHRPV; from the coding sequence ATGGGGGATTCGCGGCCGACATCGGCGTTCTACTCGGAGAACATCACACCTTCGGCCACCGACCGGCTGGTCGGAGCGCTGGATGTGCAGGCGGCGAGCGCGGGCGTGCGCCGACTGCGGGAGTGGGCGCACCACGCGCTGGCCGCTCGCCCGGGCGAGCGCGCGCTCGACATCGGGGCCGGGACCGGTTCGGAGACCCAGGTGCTCGCGGCGGCGGTGACCGACAGCGGCGCGGCGACCGGGGTGGAGCCGAACCCGGGACTGCGGGAGGTCGCCGAGCGCCGTGCGACCGAAGCACTGAGCGGTGCCCGCTTCGTGCCCGGCGATGCCTACGCGCTCCCGGTGGAGGACGCCGGTCTTGATGTCGTCTGGTGCGAGCGGGTGTTCCAGCACCTCGCGGAACCCGACAGGGCGGCGGCGGAGATCGCGCGCGTGCTGCGGCCCGGTGGGCGGGTCGCCCTGCTCGACACCGACTGGGCCACCACGATCCTGCACCCCGGAGACCCGGAGGTGGTGGCGGTCCTCACCGGTGGCGCCCTCACGGTGGCGGCCAACCCGAACGCCGGGCGCAGACTGACAGGCCAACTGGCCGCTGTGGGGCTGGAGATCGACGACCTCGGCTCGCAGGCGCTCATCCAGGACCACCGGAAGGTCAGCTGGCCCATCATCCGGATGCTCGGCGAGACAGCCGTAAAGCGCGAACTGATCACGGAGCAGCAGCGGGACCAGCTGTACGCGGACCTCACGGCGGCCGCGGAGCACAGCGCGCTGCATATGTCCGTCACCATGTTCGGCGTCGTCGCGCACCGGCCCGTCTGA
- a CDS encoding VWA domain-containing protein: MIMRKRLAAGVCTLLAALVVGTFPTGAAAADEPSDKPSPKVELVLDVSGSMRTRDIDGGSRMTAAKQAFNEVLDGVPEEVQLGIRTLGANYPGNDRRTGCKDTRQLYPVGQLDRTEAKTAVATLAPTGWTPIGPALQAAARDLKGGDTTRRIVLISDGEDTCAPLDPCVVARDIAAQGIHLVIDTLGLVPDAKTRKQLTCIADATGGTYTAVRHTNELSGRVTQLVDRAADPVATPVATEGTDTCTNAPQLKAGLYSDRERFAEHRWYRVDVRPGQELRASVSVAADRAVNNDYGVLLRALTVQGREIVRGQESGTGRTDAISTGLRYPKPSVDSDDTQTAAETVCLQVSNSFSAPPSVKTTPGLPVELNIAVVDAPHEASDVAAFGLGRGWWLLGVLALTGLVAGVLWGWISRLRFAGRTN, from the coding sequence ATGATCATGAGAAAACGGCTGGCGGCCGGGGTGTGCACGCTCCTGGCTGCCCTGGTCGTCGGAACCTTCCCCACCGGCGCCGCCGCTGCCGATGAACCGTCCGACAAGCCATCGCCCAAGGTCGAGTTGGTGCTCGACGTGAGTGGTTCGATGCGGACGCGCGACATCGACGGCGGCTCGCGGATGACGGCGGCGAAGCAGGCGTTCAACGAAGTGCTCGACGGGGTGCCCGAAGAAGTGCAGCTGGGCATACGCACGCTGGGTGCGAACTACCCCGGCAACGACCGCAGGACCGGGTGCAAGGACACCCGGCAGCTCTACCCGGTGGGACAACTCGACCGGACCGAGGCCAAGACGGCGGTCGCCACGCTCGCGCCCACCGGCTGGACGCCGATCGGACCCGCCCTCCAGGCGGCGGCCCGGGACCTCAAGGGCGGTGACACCACCCGCCGTATCGTCCTCATCAGCGACGGCGAGGACACCTGCGCGCCGCTCGACCCGTGCGTGGTGGCACGCGACATCGCCGCCCAGGGCATCCACCTCGTCATCGACACACTGGGCCTGGTGCCCGATGCCAAGACCCGCAAGCAGCTGACCTGCATCGCGGACGCCACCGGCGGTACCTACACCGCGGTGCGCCACACCAATGAACTCTCCGGGCGCGTCACGCAGTTGGTGGACCGCGCGGCCGACCCGGTCGCCACACCGGTGGCCACCGAGGGTACGGACACCTGCACGAACGCCCCGCAGCTCAAGGCCGGGCTCTACAGCGACCGGGAGAGGTTCGCCGAGCACCGCTGGTACCGGGTGGACGTCCGCCCCGGTCAGGAACTGCGTGCCTCCGTCAGCGTCGCCGCCGACCGGGCCGTCAACAACGACTACGGCGTACTGCTCCGGGCGTTGACCGTCCAGGGGCGGGAGATCGTACGAGGGCAGGAATCGGGCACCGGGCGCACCGACGCCATCTCCACGGGCCTGCGCTATCCGAAGCCGTCCGTCGACTCGGACGACACACAGACCGCGGCGGAGACCGTCTGCCTCCAGGTCAGCAACTCCTTCTCGGCGCCTCCCTCGGTCAAGACCACGCCCGGCCTGCCCGTCGAACTGAACATCGCCGTCGTGGACGCACCCCACGAGGCATCCGACGTGGCCGCCTTCGGGCTCGGCCGCGGCTGGTGGCTGCTCGGCGTCCTGGCACTGACCG